In a single window of the Delftia tsuruhatensis genome:
- a CDS encoding MFS transporter has product MKDMRAARWWGVISLFIIVAISYVDRINISILITDRGFLGHIGLTADDRTRQGLLATAFMVGYGVSSFVLTPFCAALFGVRRSLVAGLLLWGVVTFLSPAMDSYGLLLASRILLGVSEGPLFSLASSYIKAHFESHENGKPNSLVNMGTGLGLAVGYPLVGYLVAGHDWQTSFHVLGLINIALGIPLVLAFIRMPRVETGMPRPRSPGQAVGQVGQIVRGALHTRHLGLVTLLTAAFLAYLWGSSNWLPAYLQESRGFSMREMGWLASLPQYATVLAVLIGGILIDRVPRRQVPLIFVGGSLGVALAVWLAIHVQDRYAAACCLIAANFCWGLMSPAIPSTVQHCARPEHVASAYGVVNGAGSLVAGFMPAVMGAVIGWTSRSAGGGFLAGFGMLVGTQFVVMFCGLVLWLRERGQGTEYGKGTSARAA; this is encoded by the coding sequence ATGAAAGACATGCGTGCGGCCCGCTGGTGGGGGGTGATCAGCCTCTTCATCATCGTCGCCATCTCCTATGTGGACCGGATCAACATCTCGATCCTCATCACCGATCGGGGCTTCCTGGGACACATCGGCCTGACGGCCGACGACCGCACGCGCCAGGGCCTGCTGGCCACGGCTTTCATGGTGGGCTACGGCGTCTCCTCGTTCGTGCTGACGCCGTTCTGCGCGGCGCTGTTCGGCGTGCGGCGCAGCCTGGTGGCGGGCCTGCTGCTGTGGGGCGTGGTGACCTTCCTGTCGCCCGCCATGGACAGCTACGGCCTGCTGCTGGCCTCGCGCATCCTGCTGGGCGTGTCCGAGGGGCCGCTGTTCTCGCTGGCTTCCAGCTACATCAAGGCGCATTTCGAGAGCCACGAGAACGGCAAGCCCAACTCCCTGGTCAACATGGGCACGGGCCTGGGCCTGGCCGTGGGCTATCCGCTGGTCGGCTACCTGGTGGCCGGCCATGACTGGCAGACCTCGTTCCATGTGCTGGGCCTGATCAACATCGCCCTGGGCATTCCGCTGGTGCTGGCCTTCATCCGCATGCCCCGGGTGGAGACCGGCATGCCGCGCCCGCGCTCGCCGGGGCAGGCCGTGGGCCAGGTCGGGCAGATCGTGCGCGGCGCGCTGCACACCCGCCATCTGGGGCTGGTGACGCTGCTGACGGCGGCCTTCCTGGCCTACCTGTGGGGCAGCAGCAACTGGCTGCCCGCCTATCTGCAGGAGTCGCGCGGATTCTCGATGCGCGAGATGGGCTGGCTGGCCTCGCTGCCGCAGTACGCCACGGTGCTGGCCGTGCTGATCGGCGGCATCCTCATCGACCGCGTGCCCCGGCGCCAGGTGCCGCTGATCTTCGTGGGCGGCAGCCTGGGCGTGGCCCTGGCCGTGTGGCTGGCCATCCACGTGCAGGACCGCTATGCGGCGGCCTGCTGCCTGATCGCGGCCAACTTCTGCTGGGGCCTGATGAGCCCCGCGATTCCCAGCACCGTGCAGCATTGCGCGCGGCCCGAGCATGTGGCCAGCGCCTATGGCGTCGTCAATGGAGCCGGCAGCCTGGTGGCCGGCTTCATGCCGGCGGTCATGGGCGCGGTCATAGGCTGGACCTCGCGCTCTGCCGGTGGCGGCTTTCTGGCCGGTTTCGGCATGCTGGTGGGCACGCAGTTCGTGGTGATGTTCTGCGGCCTGGTGCTGTGGCTGCGCGAGCGTGGCCAGGGCACCGAGTACGGCAAGGGCACGTCCGCGCGCGCGGCTTGA
- the corA gene encoding magnesium/cobalt transporter CorA has translation MLNIFTLANGRLVQEEIESLEELSRFKPIWVDLESPTVEEKRWIKQHYELSIPEDAMDDDIEESARFYEEDNGELHIRSDFLIDDDEDPRSVRVAFIVNEHNKNLRSCGVLFSIHDEDVPVFRLLRMRARRAPGLIDEAKDVLLKLFDADAEYSADTLEGIYDDLEKASKMVLSGDVTDDVAREVLGAIARQEDLNGRIRRNVMDTRRAVSFMMRSKMLNAEQFEEARQILRDIESLDSHTAFLFDKINFLMDATVGFININQNKIIKIFSVASVALLPPTLIASVYGMNFRFMPELEWEFGYVYVIGLMVLSAVGPMLYFRKRGWLK, from the coding sequence ATGCTCAACATCTTTACGCTGGCCAATGGCCGCCTGGTTCAAGAAGAGATCGAGTCGCTCGAGGAGCTTTCGCGATTCAAGCCCATCTGGGTGGACCTGGAGTCGCCCACGGTCGAGGAAAAGCGCTGGATCAAGCAGCACTACGAGCTGTCCATCCCCGAGGATGCGATGGACGACGACATCGAGGAGTCGGCCCGCTTCTACGAGGAAGACAACGGCGAGCTGCACATCCGCAGCGACTTCCTGATCGACGATGACGAGGACCCCCGCTCGGTGCGCGTGGCCTTCATCGTCAACGAGCACAACAAGAACCTGCGCAGCTGCGGCGTGCTGTTTTCCATCCACGACGAGGACGTGCCGGTCTTCCGTCTGCTGCGCATGCGCGCGCGCCGCGCGCCGGGCCTGATCGACGAGGCCAAGGACGTGCTGCTCAAGCTGTTCGATGCCGATGCCGAGTACTCGGCCGACACGCTGGAAGGCATCTACGACGACCTGGAGAAGGCCAGCAAGATGGTGCTGTCGGGCGACGTGACCGACGACGTGGCCCGCGAGGTGCTGGGCGCCATCGCGCGCCAGGAGGACCTGAACGGCCGCATCCGCCGCAACGTCATGGACACGCGCCGCGCCGTCAGCTTCATGATGCGCTCCAAGATGCTCAATGCCGAGCAGTTCGAGGAAGCGCGCCAGATCCTGCGCGACATCGAGTCGCTGGACAGCCATACGGCCTTCCTCTTCGACAAGATCAACTTCCTGATGGACGCCACCGTCGGCTTCATCAACATCAACCAGAACAAGATCATCAAGATCTTCTCCGTGGCCAGCGTGGCCCTGCTGCCGCCCACGCTGATCGCCAGCGTCTACGGCATGAATTTCCGCTTCATGCCCGAGCTGGAATGGGAGTTCGGCTACGTCTACGTCATCGGGCTCATGGTGCTCAGCGCCGTGGGGCCCATGCTCTACTTCCGCAAGCGCGGCTGGCTCAAATGA
- a CDS encoding uracil-DNA glycosylase family protein, translating to MALNLDARQRAMLHAMGITVWLPEPEAAPAVLSQALTVDAPAPEAEAAAPAPVARRIPPPAPVQEVPAPAEPAVPVPVAAPAPAPTPAPAPLPLPAESARAPRRYVQQPVAGAPGLGWRLGPARPVYPATPPAGAGGEGGWLILLEPPANSLPLPPAQRPGPECARTALEGDAARLLDNMLRALDLQDHPRLYSAALHRVLPPAEGQPAPEVPALQPSLEALLRELRPACVLVLGLATARAVLQRQDALGRLRAEPHRIAGVPAVVSYDPNYLLRAPQAKAGAWADLCHAQAFVTGRRIPPGPASE from the coding sequence ATGGCCCTGAACCTCGACGCCCGCCAGCGGGCCATGCTGCATGCCATGGGCATCACCGTCTGGCTGCCCGAACCCGAGGCCGCGCCCGCCGTGCTGTCACAGGCCCTGACCGTGGATGCGCCAGCCCCCGAGGCCGAGGCCGCTGCGCCAGCCCCCGTGGCGCGCCGGATACCGCCGCCCGCCCCGGTGCAGGAGGTCCCCGCTCCGGCAGAGCCTGCCGTGCCGGTTCCCGTGGCTGCACCGGCCCCGGCGCCAACGCCTGCGCCGGCTCCCCTTCCCCTGCCTGCCGAAAGCGCACGCGCGCCACGCCGCTATGTGCAGCAGCCCGTGGCCGGCGCACCGGGCCTGGGCTGGCGGCTGGGACCCGCAAGGCCCGTGTACCCGGCCACGCCCCCGGCGGGCGCTGGCGGTGAAGGCGGCTGGCTGATCCTGCTGGAGCCCCCGGCCAACTCCCTGCCCCTGCCGCCCGCGCAGCGCCCGGGACCGGAATGCGCGCGCACGGCGCTGGAAGGCGATGCCGCCCGGCTGCTGGACAACATGCTGCGCGCGCTGGACCTGCAGGACCACCCCCGCCTGTACAGCGCCGCCCTGCACCGCGTGCTGCCGCCGGCCGAGGGCCAGCCCGCGCCCGAAGTCCCGGCGCTGCAACCGTCCCTGGAGGCGCTGCTGCGTGAGCTGCGGCCGGCCTGCGTGCTGGTACTGGGCCTGGCCACGGCGCGCGCCGTGCTCCAGCGCCAGGACGCGCTGGGCCGGCTGCGCGCGGAGCCGCACCGCATCGCGGGCGTGCCTGCCGTGGTCAGCTACGACCCCAACTACCTGCTGCGCGCGCCCCAGGCCAAGGCTGGCGCCTGGGCCGACCTGTGCCATGCGCAGGCTTTCGTGACAGGCCGCCGGATACCCCCTGGACCGGCTTCCGAATAG
- a CDS encoding RidA family protein: MAGEHDGGRAGPPLPPPGGHYSHATTGQGLVFVSGQLPIRPDGTRLVDAGFEEQARQALANLAAALHQAGSGVERLLQVRIYLDDIAHWPAFDRIYAQWAGAHRPARAVVPTGALHFGLKVEVEAVALA; the protein is encoded by the coding sequence ATGGCTGGTGAGCACGACGGCGGCAGGGCGGGGCCGCCATTGCCCCCGCCGGGTGGCCACTACAGCCACGCCACCACGGGCCAGGGCCTGGTCTTCGTGTCCGGGCAACTGCCGATACGGCCGGATGGCACGCGCCTGGTCGATGCCGGTTTCGAGGAGCAGGCGCGGCAGGCGCTGGCCAACCTGGCGGCGGCATTGCACCAGGCCGGCAGCGGTGTGGAGCGGCTGCTGCAGGTGCGCATCTATCTGGACGATATCGCCCACTGGCCGGCCTTCGACCGCATCTATGCCCAGTGGGCGGGCGCGCACCGGCCCGCGCGTGCCGTGGTGCCCACGGGGGCGCTGCATTTCGGGCTGAAGGTGGAAGTCGAGGCCGTGGCGCTGGCCTGA
- a CDS encoding LysR family transcriptional regulator, with amino-acid sequence MIAIEDLQLAAALLRESSLSAAARALDVTPPALSMRLRRLEAELGLSLANRSARRLALTPEGERFGREAVRLLGQIEELRDSLHGDQRQLGGTLRIAAPFGYGRSRLAPALVPFTRQHPQLKLQLDLRETPFPDRNDADAVLHIGVVRDSSWVARELAANDRWLCASPDYLRRHGTPATPRELLQHACICIRENEEDVTLWHLHPAASRRAADGQTLRVNPSYVTNDGGVARHWAEQGLGLVLRSQWDMAPAVAEGRLVRVLQDWHFGSAPVTLLVPTRKGRTARVQALVTFLEQCAAAGAL; translated from the coding sequence ATGATTGCCATCGAAGACCTGCAGCTTGCCGCCGCCCTGCTGCGCGAAAGCTCGCTGAGCGCCGCAGCCCGTGCGCTCGACGTGACGCCGCCCGCACTGTCCATGCGCCTGCGCCGGCTGGAGGCCGAACTGGGCCTGTCCCTGGCCAACCGCAGCGCCCGACGCCTGGCCCTGACCCCCGAGGGCGAGCGCTTCGGCCGCGAGGCCGTGCGCCTGCTGGGCCAGATCGAGGAACTGCGCGACTCGCTGCACGGCGACCAGCGCCAGTTGGGCGGCACGCTGCGCATTGCCGCGCCCTTCGGCTACGGGCGCAGCCGGCTGGCCCCGGCCCTGGTGCCCTTCACGCGCCAGCACCCGCAACTGAAGCTGCAGCTGGACCTGCGCGAAACGCCCTTCCCCGACCGCAACGATGCCGACGCCGTGCTCCACATCGGCGTGGTGCGCGACTCCTCCTGGGTGGCGCGCGAACTGGCCGCCAATGACCGCTGGCTGTGCGCCAGCCCCGACTACCTGCGCCGCCACGGCACGCCCGCCACGCCGCGCGAACTGCTGCAGCACGCCTGCATCTGCATCCGCGAGAACGAGGAGGACGTGACCCTGTGGCACCTGCACCCGGCCGCCAGCCGGCGCGCCGCGGACGGCCAGACCCTGCGCGTGAACCCGTCCTATGTGACCAACGACGGCGGCGTGGCCCGCCACTGGGCCGAGCAGGGACTGGGCCTTGTGCTGCGTTCGCAATGGGACATGGCGCCGGCCGTTGCCGAGGGCCGGCTGGTGCGCGTGCTGCAAGACTGGCATTTCGGCAGCGCGCCCGTCACCCTGCTCGTGCCCACGCGCAAGGGCCGCACGGCGCGCGTGCAGGCCCTGGTGACGTTTCTGGAGCAATGCGCCGCAGCGGGCGCGCTGTAG
- a CDS encoding porin → MKTIHTPMLGVALACLASLPGAASAQSKVEIFGVVDVGVTHLNGSGPSKTGLSTGGANISRIGFRGTEELGGGLRAGFWLEAGMDVDSGSGKASGGGLSFNRRSTVSLSGDFGEVRLGRDDSATFLSTLIFDPFLTNGVGGTMGFTMLGIPGTGTATGGAPIQISNAVSYFLPQNLGGFYGQVQVAMGEQARSAPNKNQGDYRGLRFGYRQGPFNGALATGKFYGDSDATNLKASNVGLSWDFGVAKPMLLWATEKRGALKVTALQLGVTAPVGMGEFKASYGHYNTDGSNADWNKISVGYGHNLSKRTQVYGTVAFLKNKDGAAKSIGVQGLSAPGTTLGGRSSGFEVGVRHFF, encoded by the coding sequence ATGAAAACCATCCATACGCCCATGCTGGGCGTGGCGCTAGCCTGCCTGGCGTCCTTGCCCGGTGCCGCTTCGGCGCAGTCCAAGGTCGAGATCTTCGGCGTCGTCGATGTCGGCGTCACGCACCTGAACGGCTCCGGCCCGTCCAAGACCGGCCTGTCCACGGGCGGCGCCAACATCAGCCGCATCGGCTTTCGCGGCACGGAAGAGCTGGGCGGCGGCCTGCGTGCGGGCTTCTGGCTGGAAGCGGGCATGGACGTGGACAGCGGCTCCGGCAAGGCCAGCGGTGGCGGCCTGAGCTTCAACCGCCGCTCCACCGTGAGCCTGTCGGGCGACTTCGGCGAAGTGCGCCTGGGCCGCGATGACTCGGCCACCTTCCTGAGCACGCTGATCTTCGATCCCTTCCTGACCAACGGCGTGGGCGGCACCATGGGCTTCACCATGCTGGGCATTCCCGGCACGGGCACGGCCACCGGCGGCGCGCCCATCCAGATCAGCAACGCGGTCAGCTACTTCCTGCCCCAGAACCTGGGCGGCTTCTACGGCCAGGTCCAGGTCGCCATGGGCGAGCAGGCGCGCAGCGCGCCCAACAAGAACCAGGGCGACTACCGCGGCCTGCGCTTCGGCTACCGCCAGGGGCCGTTCAACGGCGCGCTGGCCACGGGCAAGTTCTATGGCGACAGCGATGCGACCAACCTCAAGGCCAGCAACGTCGGCCTGAGCTGGGACTTCGGCGTGGCCAAGCCCATGCTGCTGTGGGCCACCGAAAAGCGCGGCGCGCTCAAGGTCACGGCGCTGCAGCTGGGCGTGACCGCGCCCGTGGGCATGGGCGAATTCAAGGCCTCCTACGGCCACTACAACACCGACGGCAGCAATGCCGACTGGAACAAGATCAGCGTGGGCTACGGGCACAACCTGTCCAAGCGCACCCAGGTCTACGGGACGGTGGCCTTCCTCAAGAACAAGGACGGCGCGGCCAAGTCCATCGGCGTGCAGGGCCTGTCGGCCCCGGGCACCACGCTGGGCGGCCGCTCCTCAGGCTTCGAGGTGGGCGTGCGCCACTTCTTCTGA
- a CDS encoding recombinase-like helix-turn-helix domain-containing protein, with translation MAADRYLEPHQARERAPTLFEDLLGDSIERAFGEGVQTLPELVAYLNRSGPGCDNGEAWTEAGFQALMARLGY, from the coding sequence ATGGCCGCTGATCGCTATCTCGAGCCGCACCAGGCGCGCGAGCGCGCCCCCACCCTGTTCGAGGACCTGCTGGGAGACTCCATAGAGCGCGCCTTCGGCGAGGGCGTGCAGACCCTGCCCGAGCTGGTCGCCTATCTCAACCGCAGCGGCCCCGGCTGCGACAACGGCGAGGCCTGGACCGAAGCCGGCTTCCAGGCGCTGATGGCGCGCCTGGGCTATTGA
- a CDS encoding PDR/VanB family oxidoreductase produces MSTNLQAFVHTLRFEAQDTISVDLRPVAGGEFPAFTPGSHIDLHLPNGLVRSYSLSNPSEERHRYVVGVLRDRASRGGSRCVHESLRVGMPITISEPRNHFALDESAAHTVLVAGGIGITPLLCMARRLKGQGRSFEMLYFARERKGAAFLEELQALGMPLHLHFDSEAGGPPDLRALLAQRQPDAGTHHYACGPTPMLDAFEKFCAELGHANAHVERFTPVEVKAADDARSNYTVELRRSGRFIEITPDKSLLDTLLDAGIQMDHSCCEGVCGSCETRVLEGIPDHRDSVLSPKEKASNKVMMVCVSGCKSDRLVLDI; encoded by the coding sequence ATGAGCACGAATCTCCAGGCCTTCGTGCACACGCTGCGCTTCGAGGCCCAGGACACCATCAGCGTGGACCTGCGGCCCGTGGCGGGCGGGGAGTTCCCCGCCTTCACGCCGGGCTCGCACATCGACCTGCACCTGCCCAACGGCCTGGTGCGCAGCTACTCGCTGAGCAACCCCAGCGAAGAGCGCCACCGCTACGTGGTCGGCGTGCTGCGCGACCGCGCCAGCCGGGGCGGCTCGCGCTGCGTGCACGAGTCGCTGCGTGTGGGCATGCCCATCACCATCTCCGAGCCGCGCAACCATTTCGCGCTGGACGAAAGCGCCGCGCACACCGTGCTGGTGGCCGGCGGCATCGGCATCACGCCGCTGCTGTGCATGGCGCGCCGGCTCAAGGGCCAGGGCCGCTCGTTCGAGATGCTGTACTTCGCCCGCGAGCGCAAGGGCGCGGCCTTCCTGGAAGAGCTGCAGGCGCTGGGCATGCCGCTGCACCTGCACTTCGACAGCGAGGCCGGCGGCCCGCCCGACCTGCGCGCGCTGCTGGCCCAACGGCAGCCCGACGCGGGCACGCACCACTACGCCTGCGGCCCCACGCCCATGCTGGACGCCTTCGAGAAGTTCTGCGCCGAGCTGGGCCATGCCAACGCCCACGTCGAGCGCTTCACGCCTGTCGAGGTCAAGGCCGCCGACGACGCACGCAGCAACTACACGGTGGAGCTGCGCCGCAGCGGCCGCTTCATCGAGATCACGCCCGACAAATCGCTGCTCGACACCCTGCTGGATGCCGGCATCCAGATGGACCACAGCTGCTGCGAAGGCGTCTGCGGATCGTGCGAGACGCGCGTGCTCGAAGGCATTCCGGACCACCGCGACTCGGTGCTCAGCCCCAAGGAAAAGGCCAGCAACAAAGTCATGATGGTCTGCGTCTCCGGCTGCAAGAGCGACCGTTTAGTTCTGGATATCTGA
- a CDS encoding DSD1 family PLP-dependent enzyme yields MQDTLLTLDTPAAVIDLARMQANIDRMQQRMDALGVRLRPHVKTSKSLPVAAAQRAAGASGITVSTLKEAEQFFAAGTTDILYAVSMAPHRLPQALHLRRRGCDLKLIVDSVAAAEAIVAFGRDQGEAFEVWIEIDTDGHRSGVQPGDLPLLLAIGHALHGGGMRLGGVLTHAGSSYELDTPEALQALAERERAGCVQAARALRAAGLPCPVVSVGSTPTALSSHGLEGVTEVRAGVYVFFDLVMRNIGVCRSEDIALSVLATVIGHQGDKGWAIVDAGWMAMSRDRGTARQRQDFGYGQVCDLQGRVLEGFVLTGANQEHGILARADGTAEAGIAERFPLGTRLRILPNHACATGAQFPAYQALAQDGSVHPWERLHGW; encoded by the coding sequence ATGCAAGACACACTTCTGACCCTGGACACGCCTGCCGCCGTCATCGACCTGGCGCGCATGCAGGCCAACATCGACCGCATGCAGCAGCGCATGGATGCCCTGGGCGTGCGCCTGCGCCCCCATGTCAAGACCAGCAAGAGCCTGCCCGTGGCCGCCGCCCAGCGCGCGGCGGGTGCCTCGGGCATCACGGTCTCCACCCTGAAGGAGGCCGAGCAGTTCTTCGCGGCGGGCACGACGGACATCCTCTATGCCGTGAGCATGGCGCCGCACCGCCTGCCGCAGGCCCTGCACCTGCGCCGGCGCGGCTGCGATCTCAAGCTCATCGTGGACAGCGTGGCGGCGGCCGAGGCCATCGTCGCCTTCGGCCGCGACCAGGGCGAGGCCTTCGAGGTCTGGATCGAGATCGACACCGATGGCCACCGCTCCGGGGTGCAGCCCGGCGACCTGCCGCTGCTGCTGGCCATAGGCCACGCGCTGCATGGCGGTGGCATGCGCCTGGGCGGTGTGCTGACCCATGCGGGCTCCAGCTATGAGCTGGACACGCCCGAGGCCCTTCAGGCGCTGGCCGAGCGAGAGCGTGCCGGCTGCGTGCAGGCCGCCCGGGCGCTGCGCGCGGCGGGCCTGCCCTGTCCCGTGGTCAGCGTGGGCTCCACCCCCACGGCGCTTTCGTCGCACGGGCTGGAGGGCGTGACCGAGGTGCGCGCGGGCGTCTATGTGTTCTTCGACCTGGTGATGCGCAACATCGGCGTGTGCCGCAGCGAGGACATCGCGCTGTCGGTGCTGGCCACCGTCATCGGCCACCAGGGCGACAAGGGCTGGGCCATCGTGGACGCGGGCTGGATGGCCATGAGCCGTGACCGGGGCACGGCCAGGCAGCGACAGGACTTCGGCTACGGCCAGGTCTGCGACCTGCAGGGAAGGGTGCTGGAGGGCTTCGTGCTCACGGGTGCCAACCAGGAGCACGGCATCCTCGCACGCGCCGACGGCACGGCCGAGGCTGGCATCGCCGAACGTTTCCCGCTGGGGACGCGGCTGCGCATCCTGCCCAACCATGCCTGCGCCACGGGGGCGCAGTTCCCGGCCTACCAGGCGCTGGCGCAGGACGGCTCGGTGCATCCCTGGGAGCGGCTGCATGGCTGGTGA
- a CDS encoding Bug family tripartite tricarboxylate transporter substrate binding protein: MNKTRRQVSLAAAFLAAATLSGTAMAQAYPAKPITIIVAYPAGGDTDAMARLYAEKLSTRLGQPVLVDNRPGASGTIGSVHVAKAAPDGYTLLLAPNTFAIAQFVLKTASGSSYDVLHGFTPIVQTSVQPMFVAVNQASGIKDMKTLIAQGKRDGLTYASPGSGSPMHILGEMFNRAAGTRIAHIPYKGVAPAVNDLIGGHVPTTFMTWGPIAPYVGGKVTALAVADSQRSALAPNVPTLSELGVKDVEVSAWQGLFGPKGMPPETVKLLNTHLNEILKMPDVVSKMATFGALPAGGEPARLEKTNAADFNRFGKLIKDLDIRAD, translated from the coding sequence ATGAACAAGACACGTCGCCAGGTTTCTCTTGCCGCTGCATTCCTGGCTGCAGCCACGCTGTCCGGCACCGCGATGGCCCAGGCCTATCCGGCCAAGCCCATCACCATCATCGTGGCCTACCCGGCCGGTGGCGATACCGACGCCATGGCGCGCCTGTATGCCGAGAAGCTGTCCACGCGCCTGGGCCAGCCCGTGCTGGTGGACAACCGCCCCGGTGCCAGCGGCACCATCGGCAGCGTGCATGTGGCCAAGGCCGCGCCGGACGGCTACACCCTGCTGCTGGCGCCCAATACCTTCGCCATTGCGCAGTTCGTGCTCAAGACGGCCTCGGGCTCCAGCTACGACGTGCTGCACGGCTTCACGCCCATCGTGCAGACCAGCGTGCAGCCCATGTTCGTGGCGGTCAACCAGGCCTCGGGCATCAAGGACATGAAGACCCTGATCGCCCAGGGCAAGCGCGACGGCCTGACCTACGCCAGCCCCGGCAGCGGCTCGCCCATGCACATCCTGGGCGAGATGTTCAACCGCGCCGCCGGCACGCGCATCGCCCACATTCCCTACAAGGGCGTGGCACCTGCCGTCAACGACCTGATCGGCGGCCATGTGCCCACGACCTTCATGACCTGGGGACCGATCGCGCCCTACGTCGGCGGCAAGGTCACCGCCCTGGCCGTGGCCGACAGCCAGCGCAGCGCGCTGGCCCCCAACGTGCCCACGCTGTCCGAGCTGGGCGTGAAGGACGTGGAAGTGTCCGCATGGCAGGGCCTGTTCGGCCCCAAGGGCATGCCGCCCGAGACGGTGAAGCTGCTGAACACGCACCTCAACGAGATCCTGAAGATGCCCGACGTGGTCTCCAAGATGGCCACCTTCGGCGCGCTGCCTGCGGGCGGCGAGCCCGCGCGTCTGGAAAAGACGAACGCCGCCGATTTCAATCGCTTCGGCAAGCTCATCAAAGACCTGGACATTCGCGCCGACTGA
- a CDS encoding HAD family hydrolase, translated as MNTPAPLAEPTAAAWPRAVLFDLLTALLDSWTVWNSAAGSEAAGRDWRAEYLRLTYGCGAYQPYEDLVREAARNRGLPASAADRLEAQWDQLQPWDGARELLAALRPHCRLAVVTNCSERLGQRAAALLGVDWDVVVTSEAAGFYKPDPRPYQLALDRLGLPADQAAFVAGSGYDLFGTSAVGLRTFWHNRVGLSCPTGAPQAEAEAPTLAPALSWLRGFAAGR; from the coding sequence ATGAACACCCCAGCCCCACTGGCGGAACCGACCGCCGCCGCCTGGCCTCGCGCCGTGCTTTTTGACCTGCTGACCGCCTTGCTCGACTCCTGGACGGTATGGAACAGCGCTGCCGGCAGCGAGGCCGCAGGGCGCGACTGGCGCGCCGAATACCTGCGCCTGACCTATGGCTGCGGCGCCTACCAGCCCTATGAAGACCTGGTGCGCGAGGCGGCCCGCAACCGGGGCCTGCCCGCCTCGGCCGCCGACCGGCTGGAGGCGCAGTGGGACCAGCTGCAGCCCTGGGATGGCGCGCGCGAGCTGCTGGCCGCCCTGCGCCCGCACTGCCGCCTGGCTGTGGTGACCAATTGCTCCGAACGCCTGGGCCAACGTGCCGCCGCGCTGCTGGGCGTGGACTGGGATGTGGTGGTGACTTCCGAGGCCGCGGGCTTCTACAAGCCCGACCCCCGGCCCTACCAGCTGGCGCTGGACCGGCTGGGGCTGCCTGCGGACCAGGCCGCCTTCGTGGCCGGATCGGGCTATGACCTGTTCGGCACCTCGGCCGTGGGCCTGCGCACGTTCTGGCACAACCGCGTGGGCTTGTCGTGCCCCACGGGCGCGCCGCAGGCCGAGGCCGAAGCACCCACGCTGGCGCCGGCGCTGTCCTGGCTGCGCGGCTTTGCCGCAGGCCGTTGA
- a CDS encoding aromatic ring-hydroxylating oxygenase subunit alpha — translation MNVQTITIDPVDGLLNKGLKNLWYAVCPSDFVKTQPVSLRRFGRKIALWRDAAGQVHALEDHCPHRGAPLSQGVILGDRIACPYHGVEVRCDGTVTKVPGSPGCKLEGSRAALAFHVREAHGAIFLYNSDKAVDEAPEFTLPEELTSPEYSNFLCYAEWRSDYRYALDNVMDPMHGTFLHKQSHSMAEGDSKATFQVRETDDGFVFEKVGQRGVNFDWTEWGSTGVHWMRLEIPYPKTGGPGGNFAIVACVTPISADLCAVFFWRCRKVQGWMRDTWRFLYRNRLEARHWAVLEQDRIMMEQMEADANARENLYQHDIGLVRLRRHLRRLAQEQIDEGAAS, via the coding sequence ATGAACGTACAAACCATCACCATCGACCCGGTGGACGGCCTGCTGAACAAGGGCCTGAAGAACCTCTGGTACGCGGTCTGCCCCTCGGACTTCGTCAAGACCCAGCCCGTGTCGCTGCGCCGCTTCGGCCGCAAGATCGCGCTGTGGCGCGATGCCGCCGGCCAGGTCCACGCGCTGGAAGACCACTGCCCGCACCGGGGCGCGCCGCTGTCCCAGGGCGTGATCCTGGGCGACCGCATCGCCTGCCCCTACCACGGCGTGGAAGTGCGCTGCGACGGCACGGTGACCAAGGTGCCCGGCAGCCCCGGCTGCAAGCTCGAAGGCTCGCGCGCGGCGCTGGCCTTCCATGTGCGCGAGGCGCATGGCGCCATCTTTCTCTACAACAGCGACAAGGCCGTTGACGAGGCGCCCGAGTTCACGCTGCCCGAGGAGCTGACCTCGCCCGAGTACTCGAATTTCCTGTGCTATGCCGAGTGGCGCAGCGACTACCGCTATGCGCTGGACAACGTCATGGACCCCATGCACGGCACCTTCCTGCACAAGCAGTCGCACTCCATGGCCGAGGGCGACAGCAAGGCCACGTTCCAGGTGCGCGAGACCGATGACGGCTTTGTCTTCGAGAAGGTGGGCCAGCGCGGCGTGAACTTCGACTGGACCGAATGGGGCAGCACGGGCGTGCACTGGATGCGCCTGGAGATCCCGTACCCCAAGACCGGCGGCCCCGGCGGCAACTTCGCCATCGTCGCCTGCGTCACGCCCATCAGCGCCGACCTGTGCGCCGTGTTCTTCTGGCGCTGCCGCAAGGTGCAAGGCTGGATGCGCGACACCTGGCGCTTCCTGTACCGCAACCGCCTGGAAGCGCGCCACTGGGCCGTGCTGGAGCAGGACCGGATCATGATGGAGCAGATGGAGGCCGACGCCAACGCGCGCGAGAACCTCTACCAGCACGACATCGGCCTGGTGCGCCTGCGCCGCCACCTGCGCCGCCTGGCGCAGGAGCAGATCGACGAAGGCGCCGCATCATGA